A window of Bacillus rossius redtenbacheri isolate Brsri chromosome 4 unlocalized genomic scaffold, Brsri_v3 Brsri_v3_scf4_1, whole genome shotgun sequence contains these coding sequences:
- the LOC134541531 gene encoding uncharacterized protein LOC134541531 isoform X1: MSVAVAVSFYIQTFYFGLPFIFLLRFHTNNFNTLSDKQMKKERERALKETFDKHIVQKEAVHQKKTAAKELAKQHPNKVAAAVFDLQQVIYLPISKESAIFYKCLLNYNFTIYNIGIKHCLCFLWHEAISRRGSCEKATCLAKFLQILDREGKEEVHLFSDGAAGQNKNNIVITMLLYVLRHSTSLHSITLNFFELNHGQSEGDSANSAISTALSHSGDVFMPCQLPPIITLARRASPYEVREMQSNEFLDYKKFSEVIRIKTIKFFDSGQPVNWKEIREVFVTKEDVNCIYIKNSHTDATYGRLSLKRQALDCMKHGVSKLNSSPPPLAYEKY; the protein is encoded by the exons ATGAGTGTAGCTGTTGCTGTTTCATTCTATATACAAACTTTCTACTTCGGTCTACCGTTTATATTTCTTTTAAGGTTTCACAccaataattttaatacattgaGTG ACAAACAGAtgaagaaagaaagagagagagcacTGAAAGAAACATTCGATAAACACATTGTACAAAAAGAAGCGGTCCATCAGAAGAAAACCGCAGCCAAGGAACTAGCGAAACAACATCCAAATAAAGTAGCTGCAGCAGTCTTTGATCTGCAACAGGTAATCTATTTACCTATTTCCAAGGAGAGTGCCATTTTTTACAAGTGTCTTTTAAACTACAACTTTACCATTTATAACATTGGAATTAAGCACTGCCTCTGCTTCCTGTGGCACGAGGCGATCAGCAGAAGGGGATCCTGCGAAAAAGCTACATGTCTTGCTAAATTCCTTCAAATTCTTGATAGAGAAGGAAAAGAGGAAGTTCATCTCTTCTCCGACGGAGCTGCTGGGCAGAACAAAAACAATATAGTGATTACAATGCTCCTGTATGTCTTAAGGCACTCCACTAGCTTGCATTCGATCACCCTCAACTTCTTCGAGTTAAACCATGGACAGAGCGAAGGAGATTCTGCGAACAGTGCTATTTCAACTGCTCTGTCTCACTCCGGTGATGTTTTCATGCCTTGCCAGCTACCACCAATAATAACTCTTGCACGCCGAGCTTCTCCATATGAAGTTCGAGAAATGCAATCTAACGAGTTCTTAGATTATAAAAAATTCTCTGAAGTCATTAGAATCAAGACTATAAAATTCTTTGACTCTGGACAACCAGTCAATTGGAAAGAAATCCGTGAAGTATTTGTGACAAAAGAGGATGTGAACTGCATATACATCAAAAATAGTCACACTGATGCTACCTACGGGAGGCTGTCTCTCAAACGTCAAGCTTTGGACTGCATGAAACATGGTGTTTCCAAACTCAATTCTAGTCCTCCACCTTTGGCCTACGAAAAATACTAG